Within the Saccharomonospora amisosensis genome, the region AACGCCGCGCGGCTGGCCGCCGACGTGCTCGACGTGCCCTCGCTGATCGTCGCCCGCACCGACGCGCAGGCGGCCACGCTGCTGACCAGCGACGTCGACGAGCGGGACCGCAAGTACGTGACCGGCGACCGCACGTCGGAGGGCTTCTACGAGGTCCGCAACGGCATCGAGCCGTGCATCGACAGGGGGCTGGCCTACGCGGAGTACGCCGACCTGCTGTGGATGGAGACCTCCGAGCCCGACCTCGACGTCGCCCGCGAGTTCGCCGAGGCGATCAAGGCCAAGCACCCGGACCAGATGCTGGCCTACAACTGCTCGCCGTCGTTCAACTGGCGCAAGCACCTGGACGACGCCACGATCGCCAAGTTCCAGCGCGAACTGGGCCACATGGGATACAAGTTCCAGTTCATCACGCTGGCGGGCTTCCACGCGCTGAACTACTCGATGTTCGACCTGGCCAAGGGCTACGCGAACGAGGGCATGACCGCCTACGTGGACCTGCAGGAGCGCGAGTTCGCCGCCGAGGAGCGCGGCTACACCGCCACCAAGCACCAGCGCGAGGTGGGCACCGGCTGGTTCGACCTGGTCAGCACCGCGCTGAACCCGGAGAGCTCGACGACCGCGCTGAAGGGTTCCACCGAGGAAGCACAGTTCTGACCCCTCGCTGAAGGGAAGACGAGATGGCTGGGATGGCTGACAGGCTGCAGGACCGGATGAACGTCTCCGGCCCCGAGGGGGAACGGTTCGAGCAGATCCTCACCCCCTCGGCGCTGGAGTTCATCGCCAAGCTCGACAGCGCGTTCGCCGGGCGCCGCAGGGAGTTGCTGGACGCCCGGCGCCAGCGCAGGGAGCGGATCGCCTCCGGTGAGGAGACGCTCGGCTTCCGGCCCGAGACCCGCGCCGTGCGTACCGACGAGTCCTGGCAGGTGGCGTATCCCGCGCAGGGCCTGGAGGACCGCAGGGTGGAGATCACCGGCCCCACCGACCGGAAGATGACGGTGAACGCCCTGAACTCCGGCGCCAAGGTGTGGCTGGCCGACTTCGAGGACGCGACGTCCCCGACGTGGCGCAACATCATCGGCGGGCAGCTCAACCTGTACGACGCGATCAGGCGGAACATCGACTTCACCGACAACGGCAAGCGGTACACGGTCGGCGACGAACCCGCGACGATCGTGATGCGACCGCGTGGCTGGCATCTGGTGGAGAAGCACATCCGCCTCGACGGTAGGCCCGTCCCAGCCAGTCTCGTCGACTTCGGGCTGTACTTCTTCCACAACGCCCGCCAGCTCATCGCGCGTGGCAGCGGGCCGTACTTCTACCTGCCGAAGCTGGAAAGCCACGAAGAGGCGCGGCTGTGGAACGACGTGTTCTGCTTCGCGCAGCAGGAACTCGGCATCCCGCGCGGCACCATTCGGGCCACGGTGCTCATCGAGACGATCACCGCGGCGTTCGAGATGGAGGAGATCCTCTACGAACTGCGCGAGCATTCCGCCGGGCTGAACGCGGGCAGGTGGGACTACATCTTCAGCATCATCAAGACCTTCGGCGAGGCGGGTGCCGACTACGTGCTTCCCGACCGCGCGCAGGTCACGATGACGGTGCCGTTCATGCGGGCCTACACCGAGCTGTTGGTGCGCACCTGCCACCGGCGCGGCGCGCACGCCATCGGCGGCATGGCCGCGTTCATCCCCAGCAGGGACCCGGAGGTGAACGCCACGGCGCTGCGCAAGGTCCGCGAGGACAAGGAGCGCGAGGCCGAGGCGGGCTTCGACGGATCGTGGGTGGCCCACCCTGCACTGGTGCCCGTCTGCCGGGAGGTGTTCGACGGTGTGCTCGGCGGCTGGCCGAACCAGCTCGGCAAACTGCGCGAGGACGTCGAGGTCGGCGCGCAGGACCTGCTGAACGTGGCGAGCGCGGGCGGCGAGGTCACCGAGCAGGGCGTGCGGTCCAACATCAACGTGGCGTTGCGCTACCTGGACGCGTGGCTGCGCGGTTCCGGGGCGGCCGCGATCTTCAATCTCATGGAGGACGCCGCCACCGCGGAGATCGCGCGCTGCCAGGTGTGGCAGTGGCTTCGCAACGGCACCAAGCTGGACGACGGCACGCTGGTCACGCACGAGCTGGCCTGGCAGTGGCTCGAGGAGGAACTGGCTGACATCCGCGCCGAGTTGGGTACCGGAAACCGGCTGGACGACGCGCGGGAGATCTTCGCCGAGGCCGCGCTCGGTGAGAAGCTGCCCAACTTCTTCACCACCGCCGCCTACGCCCGTTACCTGACCGAGGCCGGCTGAATCCGGGGGTAGGAAACCGCGAGGCCACGCGGGCCGGGTGCCTGCGTGGTCTCGCGTCGTTCACGGCGTTTCCGGCAGCCGCCGAGGCGTCGCGGCCAGCAGGGTTCGTGCCGCGGCGCGGCTGGTGCGGGCCACCGTCGGGTCGCTCGACATCGCGGCCACCACGGTGGCCCCCTCGACCAGGGTGAGCAGTTGCTCGGCGAGCAGATCCGGGTCGGCGGCGCCCGCGTTCTCGGACAGCTCACGCAGGTAGCCGCGCACCGCATCCTTGTGCCGCCGGGCGGCTGCCGCGACACGCGGTGAGCCCGAGCCGAGTTCGCCGAAGGAGTTGATGAACGCGCAGCCGCGGAAGCCGGGTCGGCTGAACCACTCGTACAGCCAGTCGAAGACGGCCAGCGGAGCCTGCTCCGGCGTGGTGGCGGCGGCCGTGACGTGGTCGGCCAGCTCCCGCCGCCACCGCTCGTCCCTTCGCAGCAGGTAGGCCTCCACCAGACTTTCCTTGGAGGGAAAGCACTGGTACAGCCGCTTCAGCGAGACCGAAGAGCGCGCCCGGATCGCGTCCATCCCCACAGCCTGGATACCGCGCTCGTAGAACTCGGCCTCGGCGGCGTCCAGCAGTCGCCGCTTGGCCTCTTCGATGTCCATGCTTCCACCCTGGACCAGAGAACGATCGTTCTCTAGGCTGTCGGCATGAACTCACGCCCCCCGTTTCCCCCGTTCGACGAGACCGCAGCCGCGCAGAAGGTGCAGGCCGCCGAGGACGCCTGGAACACCAGGGACCCCGAGCGGGTCGCGCTGGCCTACACCGAGGACTCGGTGTGGCGAAACCGTGACCGCCACGTCGTCGGGCGCGCCGAGATCGTCGAGTTCCTGCGCCAGAAGTGGGAGCGCGAACTCGACTACGCGCTTCGCAAGGAACTGTGGGGGTTTCGGGAGAACCGGATCGCCGTGCGCTTCCAGTACGAGTGCCACGACCACTCGGGGCAGTGGTGGCGAAGCTACGGCAACGAGTTGTGGGAGTTCACGCAGGACGGACTGATGCGCCGCCGCGAGGCCAGCATCAACGATGTGCCGATCAGCCAGGAGCAGCGCAGGATCTTCGGGCCAAGGCCCGACAGCGAGAAGGGCGTGCTGCTGCCGGTGTTCTAGGTCGACGACGAACTTCGCTCACCCCAGTGCTGTGGCCTGCTGCCGCGCACTCGGTGATACGGGGACGTATCTCTTATCCGGCGAGGTCGGCAGAACTCGACGCGGCCTGCACTTCCCGGCGAGGTTGGCAGCGACTGAGGTACGGCCATGTTCATGGCGGAGGTTGAGCAAGCTGGGCCTGTGCAGGTGACAGTGGGTCCTGATGGTCGGGGGACGATCCCGGCGCCGTTGCGTCGAGCAGCGGCCGTTGAGCCTGGTCAGCGGCTTGTTCCTGATGTGGAGGACGGTCGGGTGGTGCTGGAGGAGTGGGGTCATCTACTGCGGCGTGTCCAGCACCGCGTCGCAGCGCAGACGAAAGGCCACTCCGGCAGTGCCGTGGACGAGTTGATCGCGGAGCGCCGAGCGGAAGCGGCACGGGAGGGCGCGAGCCGAACGCCACGGTGACCGACCCGGGCGTGGGCGACGCAGGCTCCGGCGTCGCGGTGACCGCCGATCGAGCCTGGGACGAACTGCACCTCGACGTCCGGGTGTGGTTGATTCACTGACAGGTCAACGATCCGGCCGCTGCGGGCCGCCCGTGGGTGCGCTCGGTTCCCCGTGCTTTGGCTAGCTCGAGATGCCCGAGCCGGTTGGCGAAACCCCGCGAGCGTGCGGTTTTCACTCCTCGGTGGCCTGCGCGACACCTGGCCGCCGCCTGGCAGGGGCAGGGTCTTGCCCCGACGGCGTCCGAACGTCCCGATGGGGAGGACCTCATGTCCGAGTACAGCGGCGAGCAAGGTCGGCGGTTCGACCGCAGGCGGTTCCTTGAGCTCAGTGGCGTGAGCACCACGGCGTTGTTGCTGGGCACCGGCGCCGTGCACAGCGGTGCGGCGCTGGCCTTCCCACCCGCGCTCGGCAATCCGTTCACGCTCGGGGTCGCCTCGGGGGACCCGTTGCCGGACGGGGTCGTGCTGTGGACCCGGCTGGCGCCCGACCCGCTGGCTGAGGACGGCAACGGCGGTATGCCACGGGAGCCGTTCGGGGTGCGCTACCAGGTTGCCGAGGACGAGCAGTTCACCCGCATCGTGGCGCGGGGGGCCGTCGAGGCCACTCCCGAGCTCGGGCACAGCGTGCACCCGGAGATCACCGGGCTGCGGCCGGGCCGGGAGTACTTCTACCGGTTTTTCGCGGGCGACGCCGTCAGCCCGGTCGGGCGTACGAAGACCGCACCACTGCCCGACTCCGCCGTCGAGGAGGTGAGGTTCGGACTCGCGTCGTGCCAGGCATGGACCGGCGGCAGGTACGCGGCCTACCGCGCGATGGCCGCCGACGACCTGGACTTCGTCGTCCACGTCGGCGACTACATCTACGAAGGCGGCGACACTCGCAGCCTCGCCGACTTCCGCGTGCTGCACGCGCGGTACAAGACCTCACCGGATCTGCGCGCCGCGCATGCCGCCTTCCCGTTCATCGTGACCTTCGACGACCACGAGGTCGACAACAACTGGGCGGGCGACATTCCGCAGGACTCCACACCGGACTTCCTTCAGCTGCGGGCGAACGCCTTCCAGGCCTACTACGAGCATCTGCCATTGCGGGTAACCGCCCGTCCCTCGGGCGCCGATATGACACTGCACCGGTCGCTGGCGTTCGGCGACCTGCTTTCCCTCACCGTGCTCGACACCCGCCAGTACCGCGACGACCAGGTCGAAGGCCGGTTCATCGCGCCCCGTGATCCGGACGCGCTCGCCCCTGGCAGGACCATGACCGGCGCGGAACAGGAACGCTGGCTGCTGGACACCCTCGCAAGCTCTCGGGCGCGGTGGAACGCGATCGCGCAGCAGACCATCATGGCGTTCTTCGACTACGACACCGGCCACGGCGTGAGCATCAACCACGACCAGTGGGACGGTTACGCGGCTGCCCGCGACCGGTTGTTCGCCTTCCTCGCCGACCGGCGACCATCCAATGTGGTCGTACTGTCTGGTGACTGGCACTCGGCATGGGTCAACGACCTCAAGGCCGATTTCGCCGATCCGGACTCCGAGACACTGGCTACCGAGTTCGTCGGCACGTCGATCAGCTCCGGCTGCGGCTGGCGCGACTCGGTGGCGGCCGCACTGGAGGCGAACCCCCACGTCCGGTTCTTCGACGGCGACCACCGCGGCTACACCCGTTGCACGGTGACGCCGTCGCAGTGGCGTACTGACCTGCTGGCGGTCAACCACCCTGCCGACCCCTCTGGACCGGCGTTCACGCTCGCGTCGTTCGCGGTGACCGACGGCGTCGCCGGTGCACGCCGGTTGGAGGGCGCGGGCGACGGCGTCGTCGGCCGGGTGACCGACGCCACCGACGGCACAGCCCTGGCTAACGTCGTGGTGCGGGCGAGCGCAGCCGACGGCACCGTGGTGAGCACCGGCACCACCGGCGCTGACGGCGAATACCGGCTGCTGGTAACCCCTGGCAGCTACGACATCGCCGCGACGGCGGGTTGCTACCAGACGGCGAGGCGCACTGCCGAACTGGCCGAGGGCAGGCTGCAGCGGGTGGATTTCGAGTTGCCCCGCGTTACCGGCGCGCTCGCGGGCACGGGCAAGCGGCTCGCCGGTGCGCGTGTGGAAGCGGGCGATTCGGACATCGTCATGGAGAACGCGGCACTCGCGATGGCCGTCGCGGCGGTGACCGAGGACGGGCAGCTGCTCGGCACCACGCGGGGGAAGGTGCTCGACATGGCCGTGCGAGGGCGGACCGACCAGCTCGACTGGATCAACCTGACCTATGCCTCCGCCGCGCAGCCACAGGGAACCGAGGCATGGCAGCAGGTCAGCGTCCGCAACGAGCATGTCGAGGTGGTGGCGGCCGGTCCGACGCGCGCGGTGGTCCGCGCGAGGGGCGCCTCCACCGACTTCGCCGCGCTCACGGTGACCACGACATACACGCTGGAGCCGGACAACTCCTGGGTGAGTGCCGAGTCGGTGTTCCGCAACACCGGCGGCGAGCCCGTCGCGGTGTGGGTCGGGGACGCGCTGGACCACGACGGGCCGGGGCAGCGCAGTGGTGTCGCCGGACACGGCACGATCACCACGCCGTACGGCAGCCCGCTGCGCTACGAGCCCACCGAGCCGTGGCTCGGCATGACCGGCACCGACCCGCAGACCTATGGCCTGATCTACGACGCCGACCCGGAGGGTCTGCTGGCCGCGGCGACGGGCAACTGGGTGATGAGCATGGTGCAGGTGCGCATCGCGCCCGGCGCCGAATACCTCCTGACCCGGCGCATCGTGGCCGTGGACCACGGCGGCGCGGCCGACCCGTTCGCCGTACTCGCGCAGCTGTACCGGCGGGCACGGTAATGCCCGCTCACGGCTCGAAGGCGTTTCCGGTGGCGATCTTGGGCCTGCCCAGCGTCGGTGGCCGCTGCACCGGTCGCGCCCGCCGGTAGACCCGTGCGGTCGCGGTGGCGATTCGGGCCCAGTCGAACTCGGCGGCCAGCCGTGACTGCGCGGCCAGCGCTCGGCGGCCCGCCGCGTCGGTGTCGGTGAGCACGGCGTCGACGGCGTCGACGAGCGCGGCGACGTCGCCAGGGGCGAACGCCAGCCCGGTCTCGCCGTCGACCACCAGCTCGCCCAGCCCACCGACGGTGGAGGCCACCAGCGGGGCCTTCGCCGCCGCGGCCTCCAGCGCGACGATGCCGAACGGTTCGTACCGGCTGGGCAGCACCACGGCGTCCGCGGCGGCGAGCAGCGCGCGCAACTCCCGGTCGGAAAGGTGACCGACGAAGTCCACCGCTTGCGCCAGCTCCAGCCGGTCCGCCTGCTGGCGCAGCTCCTCAAGGTGCCTGCCCTTGCCCGCCACTACCAGCCGGGTCCCCGGGTGCCTTCGCCGGACGGCGGGCAGCGCGTCCAGCAGGTCCTGCACCCCCTTCTCCCACTCCAGCCTGCCGAAGAACAGCAGCAGCGGCGCGCCGGTCCCGCCGTGTGCCTCGCGAGCCCTCCGCACCTGCTCGGCAGGTACCTGCCAGCCGCGCTCCTCGATGCCGTTGTGGATCACTGTGATGCTCTCCGGCGGCACCTCGAACAGTTGCGCGACCTCCCGCCGCATGGACTGCGAGCAGGTGATCAGCGCGTCCACCCTGTTGGCCAGCCACCACTCCACCGAGTGGATCTGCTGGTTGAGCGGGTGGGAAAGCCAGCCGGAGTGCCTGCCCGCCTCGGTGGCGTGGATGGTTCCCACCAGCGGCACACCGGCGGCCTCGGTCAGCGCGATCGCGGGATGGGTGACCAGCCAGTCGTGGGCGTGTACCACGTCGGGCCGCCAGCTTCGCAGCAGCGTCGTGCCCGCCCTGATCATCGCGTGGCCCATGGCCAGCGTCCAGGCCACCAGGTCCCGTTCGAACGTCAGGTGGGTGGGGTCCTCCGCGACCCGGATGATCCGTACCCCCTCGACCACATCGTCGGCCGTCGGGTGCGTCTCGGCGTCGGTTCCCGCTGGCTGCCTGCACAACACCACGACTTCGTGCCCGTCGAGGGCGAGATGTCTGGCCAGCGCGTGGACGTGCCGGGCAAGCCCCCCGACGACCACGGGCGGGTATTCCCACGACAGCATGAGCACGCGCATACATGGAGGTTACTCACCGGTTCATTAGCCCGTGGCGACGCGTCCGTGTTCTCATCGAGGTAATGACCGCCTCAGCGCCACTGTTCACACCCTGGGCCGAGCAGGTCGGCCCGGACAACGCCCTACCCGAGTACCCGCGACCTCGGCTGCGCCGCCCGCGCTGGCTCAGCCTCAACGGGCTGTGGGACTACACGGCGCGGTCGGCCGACGGCGCAACGCATTCAGGTGAGCGCATCCTGGTGCCCTACCCGCCCGAGTCGGCGCTTTCCGGTATCCGGCGCCGTGACGAGCACATGTGGTACCGAAGGACCTTCGACATCCCGCCGGACTGGTGGGGTGGCCGCGTGCTGCTGCACTTCGGTGCGGTGGACCAGGTTGCGACGGTGTGGGTCAACCACCAGCCGCTGGCAAAGCACGAGGGCGGTTACACGGCCTTCAGCGTGGACATCACCGACGTGCTGCGTGAGGACGCGGAGCAGGAGCTACTGGTGCGCGCCGACGACATCGGCAACCGAGGCACCTTCGGGGTCGGCAAGCAGGCCAATCGGCCCGGCGGCATCCTCTACACCGGCGCGTCGGGCATCTGGCAGTCCGTGTGGCTGGAGCCGGTGCCCGCGACCCATGTCGCCGCGCTCGACATCGGCTGCGACGAGGGGGGCCTCGACGTGGCCGCCACGGTCGCGGGCGACGGCGCGCGGGAGTTGGAGGTCATGGTCAGCGAGCCGGACGGCGGTGAGGTCGCCCGCGGCAGCGGTCCCTCGACCGAGCCGGTGCGCGTCGAGGTGCCGCGACCTCGGCTGTGGAGCCCCGACGACCCGTACCTGTACGACGTCACCGTGCTGCTGCGCGGGGAGCACGGCGAGCCGATCGACCAGGTGGAAAGCTACGCGGGGCTGCGCACGATCGGGCTGGTCGACGACGGGCAGGGCCGCTGCCGGATCGCGCTCAACGGCCGGATCACGTTCCTGCACGCGCTGCTGGACCAGGGCTACTGGCCGGACGGGATCTACACCGCCCCCACCGACGAAGCGCTGCGCAGCGACCTGGAGCGAACCAGGGAGCTGGGCTTCAACAGTGTTCGCAAGCACGTCAAGGTGGAGCCGCAGCGCTGGTACTACTGGGCCGACCGGCTTGGGCTGCTGGTCTGGCAGGACATCCCTTCGCTGCCGGTGGTGCTGGAAAACCCGCCCGGTCCGCAGCCCGCGCCGGTGACGAAGGCTCGCGAGCGGTTTGAGGCGGAGCTGTCCGCGATCGTCACGCAACTGCGCGGGGCAACCGCCGTCGTGGCCTGGGTGCCGTTCAACGAGGGGTGGGGCGAGTACGACACCGCGCGCATCGCGCAGCTGGTGAAGGCGGCCGACCCCACTCGGCTTGTGGTGGCCGACAGCGGGGTGAACTGCTGCCACTCCCACCCCGACTCCGGCGCGGGTGACGTCTACGACGACCACACCTATGTCGGGCCAGGCAGCCCGCGCGTCGACGGCGGCAGGGCCACCGTCGACGGCGAGTACGGCGGCGTCGGGCTGCTTCTGGAAGGGCACGTGTGGCCGGGTGAGCCGCTGGCCTACGAGATGGTGGAATCCAGGCAGGAGCTGACGCGGCGCTACGCGGAGGTGAGTCTCGATCTGGAGCGGGTGGTGCGGGAGGAGGGGCTCTCCGGCGCCGTCTACACCCAGACCACCGATGTGGAGAACGAGGTCAACGGCCTGCTCAGCTACGACCGCAGAGTGCTCAAAGTGGACCTCGCGGTGGTCGCGGAGCGCAACCGAGCGGTGATAGCGGCGGGCTCGTGGCCGCCGGGTTTCGCTGCCACCGAAGCCCGGCTGCTGAGCGTGCCCACCGAGGACACCGAGGACACCGAGCCGGACCAGGAAGCGCCCACCGGCGAGGCCGCTGGCTGAGCGGTGTCCACACCGGACTGTCCAGGTGCGGCCGCACGGCGACTCGATAAGGTCACCGGTCGCCGGAAAGCAGGTCCCTGGCGTCGAGTTGGCCGAAGGGGTTGTCCTGTGCGCGGAGCGTGGCCGCGCGCGCCGCGGCGTCGGGCGCGGCCGAGTTCAGCAGCCGGGCCAGTTCGTCGAACCGCTCGGTGTGCGCCCGCGCGCGGCCGCGCGCGTAGTCGGCCGCGGAATCCTTGGTGACCATGAACGCCCAGTCGCTCGAAAGCGCGAGCAACGCCTCGGTGACGGCCTGGTCGGCAGCCGGGTCGCGCACCGTTCCCCTCGGCCGCAGCGTGAGCAGCCGCTGCTGCAGTGCCGTGTTTGCGGCCACCATGTCGGAAACCTGCTCGCCGTCCCACACCCGCCAGTCCTTGCCCGAGCCCCACGACGAGGCGGGCAGTTCCACCGGGCCACCGAGATGCCCGGCTTCCAGCGCTCCCGCAAGCGTGGTGACCCGCACCCCCGCCTCGGGCAGCGCGCGCAGCACGCCTTCCAGCCAGGCTGGGCCCTCGTGCCACCAGTGACCGAACAGTTCGGTGTCGTAGGCCGCCACCACCAGCGACGGCCTGCCGTGCCGCTGCCGCAGCTCGCGCAGCCTGGACAGCACGGTGTCGACGAAATCCTTGACGTGCAGCCGCAGCGTGTCGGCGGCGAGTGCGGGATCGTAGGGTGCCTTGTCGGCGGGCGCCACGTGCTTGCCGGTGACCCGGGAGGGTTTGAGCCCCACCTCGTGAGCCCAGGTGTGGAAGTCGCGGTAGCTGCTGTGTCCCGGATAGCCCGACTTCGGCGACCACACCCGATAGGTCACCTCCAGGTCGCGACCGAAACAAACCACGTCCGAGGAGCCGACCGTGCGCGCCGCCGAGGTGTCCCCGCGCAGCGAAGGGCCGTCCACAAGGAAACGCTCGACACCGTCGGCGGCGTACCCGTCCTCCATGCCAGGTGCGTAGCCGCACTCCGGCGCCCAGATCCCGGCCGGGCGCGTGCCGATCCGGAGCGCGGTGTCCGCCAGCCCCCCGCGCAGCGCGAAGGAGCGGACCCGCTCGTCGAGCAGTGGCTGGAACGGGTGGGTGAGCGGTCCGCCGAGCAGCTCGACGACTTTAGAGTCCACAAGGGAGCGAAGTAGCGGTGAGAACCCGTGCGACCAAAGGGTTTCGAACTCCTCCGTGGCGGCACAAGCGGTGCGGTACTGCTCGGCGGCCAGTTCGGACAGCAACGCGTCACCGCGCCACAGCGAGGCGGCGTGCTGGGCCCGCAGTTGCCAGTGGCCCAGCCACTCGTGGAAGGTGCGCAGTGAGTAGGGGTCGTCCAGTTGTGCTGCCAGCACCGGGGTCACGCCCAGGGTCAGCACGTCGCGCTTGCCCTCGGCGGCGAACCGCCGCAGCAGGTCCACCACGGGAAGGTAGGAGTGCGCCCAAGCCTGGTAGAGCCATTCCTCGCCGACCGGCCAGCTGCCCTGGTGCGCCAGCCAGGGCAGGTGGCTGTGCAGGACGAGGCAGAAGGTGCCCTCGTACTCTGTCGTGGCCGTCACGGCCGCACCGCCACCGCGATCAGATCGAGGCTGGAGTCGAGGTCGTCACCGTCGATGGCGAAATCAGCCGCCCTGACCGAGGCCACGTCCGCGAGCAGTTCCCCGGGCCAGCTCGCCTGGCCCGGCATCGACCCCAGCACGACGTCGAGCTGGGCTTCGATGATCGACCCGCCGTGCCGGGCGTCCAGCTCGCGAAGGCGATCGCCGTGGCGAAGGCCGTGCAGCGATTCCACGGCGAACCCGGCGTCGGTGAGCAGCTCGGCCAGCTCGGCCGGGGACAGCTCCCTGGTGTGGTAGGGGTTCAGCGGGGTGGGCGAGTCCGGTGTGAAGGTGAGC harbors:
- a CDS encoding 1,4-alpha-glucan branching protein domain-containing protein — its product is MTATTEYEGTFCLVLHSHLPWLAHQGSWPVGEEWLYQAWAHSYLPVVDLLRRFAAEGKRDVLTLGVTPVLAAQLDDPYSLRTFHEWLGHWQLRAQHAASLWRGDALLSELAAEQYRTACAATEEFETLWSHGFSPLLRSLVDSKVVELLGGPLTHPFQPLLDERVRSFALRGGLADTALRIGTRPAGIWAPECGYAPGMEDGYAADGVERFLVDGPSLRGDTSAARTVGSSDVVCFGRDLEVTYRVWSPKSGYPGHSSYRDFHTWAHEVGLKPSRVTGKHVAPADKAPYDPALAADTLRLHVKDFVDTVLSRLRELRQRHGRPSLVVAAYDTELFGHWWHEGPAWLEGVLRALPEAGVRVTTLAGALEAGHLGGPVELPASSWGSGKDWRVWDGEQVSDMVAANTALQQRLLTLRPRGTVRDPAADQAVTEALLALSSDWAFMVTKDSAADYARGRARAHTERFDELARLLNSAAPDAAARAATLRAQDNPFGQLDARDLLSGDR